From a single Cyclobacterium marinum DSM 745 genomic region:
- a CDS encoding glycosyltransferase family 2 protein, translating to MLIDVIIPAFNEANAVGKVIAEIPAFVRNIIVVNNNSNDDTRKVSLNAGAIVLDEPQKGYGKACLKGIAYLEGLKQSPDVVVFLDADYSDYPEEMVNILEPIFQDNADMVIGSRAKGSREYGAMTLPQVFGNWLATKLMFKLFKADFSDLGPFRAIRWNKLKALNMQDEDYGWTIEMQIKAVKNGLSYTEVPVNYRKRIGVSKVSGTIKGVFGAGYKILWTIWKYR from the coding sequence ATGTTAATTGATGTTATTATTCCGGCTTTTAATGAAGCAAATGCCGTAGGAAAGGTAATTGCTGAGATTCCGGCTTTTGTCCGAAATATTATTGTGGTAAATAACAACTCCAATGACGATACCCGCAAAGTAAGTTTAAATGCCGGAGCGATAGTTTTGGATGAACCCCAAAAAGGTTATGGCAAAGCCTGCCTAAAAGGTATTGCTTATCTGGAGGGATTAAAGCAATCACCTGATGTAGTGGTATTTTTAGATGCCGATTATAGTGATTACCCTGAGGAAATGGTAAATATTTTGGAGCCTATTTTTCAGGATAATGCGGACATGGTCATTGGTTCCAGGGCCAAGGGTAGTAGGGAATATGGGGCAATGACCTTACCGCAGGTTTTTGGAAATTGGTTGGCCACAAAATTGATGTTTAAGTTATTCAAAGCTGATTTCTCAGATTTAGGACCTTTTAGGGCCATCCGGTGGAACAAGCTAAAAGCCCTCAATATGCAGGATGAAGACTATGGATGGACCATAGAGATGCAAATCAAGGCTGTGAAAAATGGTTTATCTTACACGGAGGTACCTGTGAATTATAGGAAAAGAATTGGTGTTTCGAAGGTTAGTGGGACAATTAAGGGAGTATTTGGGGCGGGTTATAAAATTCTTTGGACCATTTGGAAGTACAGGTAA
- a CDS encoding cellulose synthase family protein, with translation MLINLFLVIYGLAMCFVLFYSFAQANLLWHFFKFKDRKMPMATINDKGLPKVTVQLPIFNEKYVVERLIEAISSMHYPKEKLEIQVLDDSTDETADIINNCLKAFPEVNFKYLHRENRQGFKAGALKEGLEVAEGELIAIFDADFVPDPNFLLKTVGHFKDDKVGMVQSRWGHLNEDYSLFTRLQAFALDAHFMVEQMGRNAQKAFINFNGTGGIWRKSCILDAGDWHADTLTEDLDLSYRAQQKGWEFIYRPDVVSPAELPPVMSAIKSQQFRWTKGGAECARKHLWHVLKGTFPLKVKIHAAAHLLNSTLFIAILLVSLSSIPVWWGFYKGLIPLEYFKLAAFFLFGFVIIASVYFFANLNLSHFTFKSFLRFLWELPVFLAVSMGLSVHNAQAVWEGLTGKKSPFVRTPKYNLAVKGSNWVSNTYNQLKIPPTAYLEAILAIVFSVMVVVSIYTGTYEMLVFHSMLALGFSLVSIASFKSYMIHR, from the coding sequence ATGTTAATTAATTTGTTTTTGGTAATATATGGTTTGGCCATGTGTTTTGTATTGTTTTATAGTTTTGCACAGGCCAATTTGTTATGGCATTTTTTCAAGTTTAAAGACCGCAAAATGCCAATGGCAACCATAAATGACAAGGGACTTCCTAAAGTTACTGTACAGCTGCCCATTTTCAATGAAAAGTATGTGGTCGAAAGACTGATTGAAGCCATTTCATCCATGCACTACCCCAAAGAAAAACTGGAAATTCAAGTTTTGGATGACAGCACTGATGAAACTGCTGACATCATTAATAACTGTTTAAAAGCATTTCCTGAAGTAAACTTTAAATACTTACACAGGGAGAATAGACAGGGGTTTAAAGCCGGAGCTTTGAAAGAAGGATTGGAAGTTGCGGAAGGAGAGTTGATAGCCATATTTGATGCTGACTTTGTACCCGACCCTAATTTTTTATTGAAAACAGTAGGTCATTTTAAGGATGATAAAGTTGGTATGGTTCAGTCCAGGTGGGGCCATTTGAATGAAGACTATTCGCTTTTTACACGTTTACAGGCTTTTGCTTTAGATGCCCATTTTATGGTGGAACAGATGGGAAGAAACGCTCAAAAGGCTTTTATTAACTTTAATGGAACCGGAGGCATTTGGAGAAAATCTTGTATTTTGGATGCCGGAGATTGGCATGCGGATACACTTACAGAAGACCTTGATCTGAGTTATAGGGCGCAACAGAAAGGCTGGGAATTTATTTACCGACCGGATGTGGTATCTCCTGCAGAATTACCTCCGGTGATGTCTGCCATCAAATCACAGCAGTTTCGCTGGACCAAAGGCGGGGCAGAGTGTGCGAGAAAACATTTATGGCATGTGTTAAAGGGTACTTTTCCCTTAAAAGTGAAAATTCATGCAGCTGCTCATTTGCTAAACTCTACACTGTTTATCGCCATTTTATTGGTTAGCTTATCAAGCATTCCTGTTTGGTGGGGCTTCTATAAAGGTCTTATTCCTTTGGAATATTTTAAACTAGCGGCTTTCTTCCTTTTTGGTTTTGTGATCATTGCCTCTGTTTACTTTTTTGCCAATCTAAATCTTAGCCATTTCACTTTCAAAAGCTTCCTGAGGTTTTTGTGGGAGTTGCCGGTTTTCTTGGCTGTTTCCATGGGACTATCTGTTCACAATGCCCAAGCGGTATGGGAAGGCTTAACCGGTAAAAAATCACCATTTGTACGAACTCCAAAATACAATTTGGCAGTAAAGGGGAGTAATTGGGTAAGCAATACCTACAACCAATTGAAAATTCCTCCTACAGCTTATTTAGAAGCTATCTTGGCTATAGTATTTAGCGTCATGGTAGTGGTTTCAATTTATACAGGTACCTATGAGATGTTGGTATTTCACAGCATGCTTGCATTAGGCTTTAGCTTGGTAAGCATTGCCTCTTTTAAAAGTTATATGATCCATCGTTAA
- a CDS encoding sensor histidine kinase, whose amino-acid sequence MESQDASKKPKFKKLGKYYLVALSAIALSIILSQILVQKFISEQENDSRIVNLSGRQRMLSQKISKCALLLTDPSSFSNDLKTVKELEEALKEWKAVHFTLQSGIDSLGVKTQNSPEVKELFNRINPDFNTIVVATEEILQLLKKNIGSPKGQILKNTEVIISHEATFLRGMDEIVFQYDKEASVRVLNLKNIEGLLLILSLAVIFFEIFFVFIPSAKTIRKTFEQQDKSQRKSKKLTLELSTLYTSLEQAYQDLLEVEVAVEDFTLYAKCEVNGEFIDFSEKFISIMEFEEERPTNIFSWMQDQGYGEDYLKNIQKMILNNKPWTGEIRVVNAVGDFVWLKINLIPTQNEHGIPNQVLMISTDKTEKKEAETISREINKEKIEKKVKEQQFRSALILEGQEEERKRISRDMHDGIGQMLSAMKFNLEAIHSVKINAEKEKLKTVKDLLKDVIREVRRISFNLTPSVLSDYGIVPVLSKFAREITKISDLKVVFENKTGFLTRLEGKIENNIYRICQEAVNNAIKYSEASEVKITLTHNSQYLNLEIADNGKGFDIDKLEEKGHFSTSGHGIFNIRERANFINGDCEIQSNEGIGTTISINIPLE is encoded by the coding sequence ATGGAAAGTCAGGATGCATCCAAAAAACCAAAATTTAAGAAGCTAGGTAAGTATTACCTTGTGGCATTGAGTGCAATTGCCCTTAGTATCATTCTGAGCCAAATATTGGTTCAGAAGTTTATCAGTGAGCAGGAAAATGATTCACGGATCGTTAACCTTTCAGGAAGGCAGAGGATGCTTAGCCAAAAAATCAGTAAGTGTGCGCTCTTATTGACCGACCCCTCGTCCTTTTCAAATGACCTAAAAACAGTTAAGGAATTAGAAGAGGCTTTGAAGGAATGGAAAGCTGTTCACTTCACCCTCCAATCAGGTATAGATTCACTAGGTGTAAAGACGCAAAACAGTCCTGAAGTCAAAGAATTATTTAACCGAATCAACCCTGATTTTAACACCATTGTAGTTGCCACAGAAGAGATCCTTCAATTATTAAAAAAGAATATTGGCAGTCCAAAAGGGCAAATATTAAAGAATACAGAGGTAATTATTTCACATGAAGCCACATTCCTTAGAGGGATGGATGAAATTGTATTTCAGTATGACAAAGAGGCAAGTGTAAGGGTTTTGAACCTGAAAAACATTGAAGGACTTTTGTTAATCTTGTCTTTGGCTGTCATTTTTTTTGAGATATTCTTTGTTTTTATACCTTCCGCCAAAACTATTCGAAAAACTTTCGAGCAACAAGACAAATCTCAAAGAAAATCAAAAAAGCTTACCCTAGAACTTAGTACATTATATACTTCATTGGAACAAGCCTATCAGGATCTTTTGGAAGTGGAAGTGGCTGTAGAAGATTTTACCTTATATGCAAAATGTGAAGTTAATGGAGAATTTATAGACTTTTCGGAAAAATTTATTTCCATCATGGAGTTTGAAGAAGAACGCCCTACAAATATCTTTAGTTGGATGCAGGACCAAGGATATGGTGAAGATTATTTGAAAAACATACAAAAAATGATCTTAAACAATAAGCCTTGGACGGGTGAAATAAGGGTGGTCAATGCTGTTGGTGACTTTGTTTGGCTCAAAATAAATTTAATCCCTACTCAGAATGAACATGGTATTCCAAATCAAGTACTGATGATTAGTACTGACAAAACTGAGAAAAAAGAAGCTGAGACCATTTCCAGAGAAATAAATAAAGAAAAAATTGAAAAAAAGGTAAAGGAGCAACAGTTTCGTTCAGCCCTTATCTTGGAAGGCCAAGAGGAAGAACGCAAGAGAATCTCCAGAGATATGCATGATGGTATTGGACAAATGCTTTCAGCCATGAAGTTTAATTTGGAAGCCATTCACTCTGTCAAAATAAATGCGGAAAAGGAAAAATTAAAAACCGTAAAAGATTTACTCAAAGATGTTATCAGAGAAGTAAGAAGGATTTCATTTAACCTGACTCCCAGCGTCTTGTCTGATTATGGTATCGTACCTGTTCTTAGCAAGTTTGCTCGTGAAATCACCAAAATATCTGACCTTAAAGTGGTTTTCGAAAATAAAACCGGGTTTCTGACTCGTTTGGAAGGAAAAATAGAAAACAACATTTACCGCATTTGTCAAGAGGCTGTAAATAATGCCATCAAGTATTCGGAGGCCAGCGAGGTGAAAATTACCCTTACCCATAATTCACAATATTTGAACTTAGAAATTGCAGACAATGGAAAAGGTTTTGATATTGATAAATTGGAAGAAAAAGGACACTTTTCAACTTCGGGTCATGGAATTTTTAATATCAGAGAGCGGGCCAATTTCATCAATGGTGACTGTGAAATTCAGTCAAATGAAGGTATAGGAACTACCATCAGCATAAATATCCCTTTAGAATAA
- a CDS encoding response regulator, with translation MEKIKVVLADDHVVVRSGIKNLLENEGEITVVGEASNGKEAIVAVEKLNPDMLIIDIRMPEMNGLEATRELNKNPDAIKILILSMHDDEDYILQAIECGASGYLLKDTSKEEFLKAIKTINQGGKYFSGDISQVLVNNYLNINTKKTNPEKPIANDYDITKREKQILKMIANGIGNKEIAAQLGKSIRTIETHRFNIMKKLKVNNVVELLKKIDDEPGLKAHIED, from the coding sequence ATGGAAAAAATAAAAGTTGTTTTAGCAGATGACCATGTGGTGGTCAGGAGCGGAATCAAAAACCTTCTGGAAAATGAAGGAGAAATTACAGTTGTAGGTGAAGCTTCAAATGGAAAAGAAGCCATAGTGGCTGTTGAGAAATTAAATCCCGACATGCTAATCATAGATATTCGAATGCCTGAAATGAATGGTTTGGAGGCAACAAGAGAACTTAATAAAAACCCTGATGCCATCAAAATTCTAATTTTATCTATGCATGACGACGAAGACTATATTCTTCAAGCCATAGAATGTGGTGCCTCAGGATACCTATTAAAAGACACTAGTAAGGAAGAATTCTTGAAAGCCATAAAAACCATCAATCAAGGTGGAAAGTATTTTAGTGGAGACATTAGCCAAGTATTGGTGAATAATTACTTAAATATAAATACTAAAAAGACCAATCCGGAGAAACCCATAGCCAACGATTATGACATCACCAAAAGGGAAAAACAAATCCTTAAAATGATTGCCAATGGCATTGGTAATAAAGAAATTGCAGCTCAACTTGGAAAGAGTATTCGAACCATAGAAACACATCGTTTCAATATCATGAAAAAATTGAAAGTAAATAATGTAGTGGAGTTGCTTAAAAAAATTGATGATGAACCCGGATTAAAAGCCCATATTGAAGATTAA
- a CDS encoding 4Fe-4S binding protein, whose protein sequence is MNILQKIGVILTLIGLLFFTIIPFLGDYKLDEETTIENTKEIHTEAMVEVLQPMFGKLYTSNFEFISSFKELFNSYNEELKANQEWDKVIWDDYTFTLTKAASLGPVNDSPLLYLMASIGLTVIGGLFYILPLYRGKPSGIKNDGIFFSSMMARGWLGMLTGSYLILFYIILYWFPEYLTNLVLMVDPLSQALSGGAASQWFLYGFIYSLAIVVMGLRMFRKYKGNKYQMIRTSSVMFFQLSFAFLLPEILVLLNKPWHDFKNIWPLDYSFFYEYRIEGMLNSGALGMFMLIFGILLIVVGVPLFTYLYGKRWYCSWVCGCGGLAETLGDPYRQLSDKSLKSWQIERYLIHGVLVFAVVMTAITIINYFMSFELLGQATEQIHSIYGFAIGSIFAGVVGTGFYPFMGNRVWCRFGCPLAAYLGMVQRFKSRFRITTNGGQCISCGNCSTYCEMGIDVRWYAQRGQNIVRSSCVGCGVCSAVCPRGVLKLENGKEEGRINDMPIIIGNDSVKAKV, encoded by the coding sequence ATGAATATTCTACAGAAGATTGGAGTAATCCTTACCTTGATTGGGTTGCTGTTTTTTACGATCATCCCATTTTTAGGTGATTACAAATTGGATGAGGAAACAACCATAGAAAACACGAAAGAAATCCATACCGAGGCCATGGTAGAGGTGCTTCAACCCATGTTTGGTAAGTTGTATACCTCTAATTTTGAATTTATAAGTTCCTTTAAAGAGCTCTTCAATTCCTATAATGAGGAATTAAAGGCCAATCAAGAGTGGGATAAAGTTATTTGGGATGATTACACATTCACCTTAACCAAGGCCGCATCATTGGGACCGGTCAATGATTCTCCTTTACTTTACTTGATGGCTTCCATAGGGCTAACTGTAATTGGAGGATTGTTTTATATTTTACCTCTTTATCGGGGAAAGCCTTCAGGAATTAAAAATGATGGCATATTTTTCTCATCTATGATGGCTAGAGGTTGGTTAGGTATGCTTACAGGCTCGTATTTAATTTTATTTTATATTATCCTGTACTGGTTTCCGGAATACCTCACCAATTTGGTTTTGATGGTAGATCCATTGAGCCAAGCATTATCCGGCGGAGCAGCTAGCCAATGGTTTCTATATGGTTTTATATACTCATTGGCTATAGTAGTGATGGGACTTCGTATGTTTAGGAAATACAAAGGGAATAAATACCAAATGATCCGGACATCTTCTGTGATGTTTTTTCAATTGTCATTTGCCTTCTTACTTCCTGAAATTTTGGTATTGTTAAACAAGCCTTGGCATGACTTCAAAAATATTTGGCCGCTGGATTATTCATTTTTCTATGAGTATAGAATTGAAGGAATGTTGAATTCAGGTGCATTAGGAATGTTTATGCTTATCTTTGGCATATTATTGATTGTGGTTGGGGTCCCATTGTTTACCTACCTGTATGGAAAACGCTGGTACTGTAGTTGGGTATGTGGTTGTGGTGGGCTCGCAGAAACTTTAGGAGATCCTTACCGTCAACTTTCTGATAAATCGTTAAAATCCTGGCAAATTGAAAGGTACCTTATTCACGGGGTGTTGGTTTTTGCTGTTGTCATGACAGCTATAACGATTATTAACTACTTTATGAGCTTTGAACTTTTGGGGCAAGCCACTGAGCAGATTCATTCTATTTATGGTTTCGCCATAGGTTCTATCTTTGCCGGAGTGGTTGGTACCGGATTTTATCCTTTTATGGGGAACCGAGTATGGTGTAGGTTTGGTTGTCCCTTAGCCGCCTATTTGGGAATGGTTCAAAGATTCAAGTCCAGATTTAGAATTACTACCAATGGAGGGCAATGTATCTCATGTGGAAATTGCTCTACCTATTGTGAAATGGGTATTGACGTTAGATGGTATGCGCAAAGGGGACAAAACATTGTTCGATCTTCCTGTGTGGGCTGTGGAGTATGTTCTGCGGTTTGTCCTAGAGGAGTATTGAAGTTGGAAAATGGAAAAGAAGAAGGTAGGATCAATGATATGCCCATTATCATTGGTAATGACTCAGTTAAAGCAAAAGTATAG
- the nirD gene encoding nitrite reductase small subunit NirD encodes MTTTTLLEKYKTTDHTQITTWFKAAPVSAFPENGGACVKYKDLQIAIYKFSRRDEWYACQNLCPHKMQMALSRGMIGSEGNEPKVACPFHKKTFSLQTGKNLNGDYCDIATYPVKVENGYVYIGFTE; translated from the coding sequence ATGACAACGACAACATTACTGGAAAAGTATAAAACTACAGATCATACCCAAATCACCACTTGGTTTAAGGCAGCACCTGTTTCTGCCTTTCCTGAAAATGGTGGTGCTTGTGTGAAATACAAAGACCTTCAAATTGCCATATACAAGTTTAGTAGGCGCGACGAATGGTATGCCTGTCAAAACCTTTGTCCTCACAAAATGCAAATGGCATTGTCTAGAGGAATGATAGGATCGGAAGGCAATGAACCTAAAGTCGCTTGCCCCTTCCACAAAAAAACATTTTCTCTTCAAACCGGAAAAAACTTAAATGGAGACTATTGTGATATTGCAACCTATCCCGTAAAAGTTGAAAATGGATATGTTTATATCGGGTTTACAGAATAA
- a CDS encoding NAD(P)/FAD-dependent oxidoreductase produces MASQIVIVGNGISGVTCARHIRKNDDMAKIVIVSGETEHFFSRTALMYIYMGHMKYEHTKPYADDFWEKNRIALKFAWVKRVDFSNRHLCFDNGEKLDYDKLILASGSKPNYFGWPGQDLKGVQGLYSYQDLEQMEKRSKKISHAVIVGGGLIGVEMAEMFSTREIPVTFLVREKNFWSNVLPPEESKLVGRHIKEHHIDLRFSTELSEILDDGNGEVKAIKTSSGELIPCEFVGLTAGVRPNIDFLKGSELDTNRGIVVNRKFETNIPEVYAIGDCVEFSEAPGPDRKVIEQVWYTGRMHGETLAYNLTHDKQVEYKPGIWFNSAKFFDIEYQTYGFLPSTWSKDKWSFYWENKEGKIALRLLFDDKERILAVNAFGWRMRHAFFDKAIKEAWHADKVLEKLGEASFNPEFYDSYHRDVLKSYNKETGKAVSLPKKSMFQKIFG; encoded by the coding sequence ATGGCAAGTCAAATAGTAATTGTAGGAAATGGTATTTCGGGTGTTACCTGCGCTCGACATATTAGAAAAAATGACGATATGGCAAAAATTGTTATTGTCTCCGGTGAAACAGAACATTTTTTTTCTAGAACAGCCCTTATGTATATTTATATGGGGCATATGAAGTATGAACATACCAAACCTTATGCTGATGATTTCTGGGAAAAAAACCGGATCGCACTTAAATTTGCATGGGTTAAGAGAGTGGATTTTTCAAATCGCCATTTGTGCTTCGATAATGGAGAAAAACTTGACTATGACAAGTTGATTCTTGCTTCAGGTTCTAAACCAAACTATTTCGGTTGGCCGGGTCAAGATTTAAAAGGTGTGCAAGGTCTTTATAGCTATCAGGATCTTGAACAGATGGAGAAGCGATCCAAAAAAATCTCACATGCTGTTATTGTAGGCGGTGGCCTGATTGGTGTAGAAATGGCTGAAATGTTTTCTACCAGAGAGATTCCCGTGACATTTTTAGTTAGAGAAAAAAATTTTTGGTCCAATGTACTTCCTCCGGAAGAGTCAAAGTTAGTAGGGCGACATATCAAAGAACATCATATTGACTTGAGATTTTCAACCGAATTATCTGAAATTCTAGATGATGGAAACGGAGAAGTTAAGGCAATTAAAACCTCTTCAGGTGAACTCATTCCCTGTGAATTTGTGGGATTAACTGCCGGAGTCCGACCAAACATTGATTTTTTAAAGGGTTCTGAACTTGACACCAATAGGGGGATTGTGGTGAATAGAAAATTTGAAACAAATATTCCGGAGGTTTACGCCATTGGTGACTGTGTTGAATTTTCCGAGGCTCCCGGTCCTGATAGAAAGGTAATTGAGCAGGTTTGGTATACCGGGAGAATGCACGGTGAAACACTTGCTTATAATCTTACACATGATAAACAAGTGGAATATAAACCCGGGATTTGGTTCAATTCTGCTAAGTTTTTTGATATAGAATACCAAACCTATGGTTTTCTACCTAGTACCTGGAGCAAAGATAAATGGTCTTTTTATTGGGAAAATAAAGAAGGTAAAATAGCACTTAGATTGTTATTTGATGATAAAGAACGCATCCTGGCCGTCAATGCTTTTGGATGGAGGATGCGGCACGCTTTCTTCGATAAGGCGATAAAAGAAGCCTGGCATGCTGATAAGGTTCTTGAGAAGCTGGGGGAGGCAAGTTTTAATCCTGAGTTTTATGACAGTTACCATAGAGATGTGCTGAAATCGTACAATAAGGAAACGGGTAAAGCAGTAAGTCTGCCCAAAAAGTCAATGTTTCAAAAAATATTTGGTTAA
- the nirB gene encoding nitrite reductase large subunit NirB, whose amino-acid sequence MTKIVVIGNGMVGYKFCEKLIQADPEKAFKITVFGEEHWPAYDRVHLSDYFTGSTAEDLLLAPSSWYEENHILLRRNELIVEINRQEKKVISHLGTEVSYDKLILATGSGAMVPPIKGVEKKGVFVYRTLEDLEAIIDYGKNVKKAAVIGGGLLGLEAAKAVRDMGLETHVVEFAPRLMPRQLDEAGASLLKSKLEDLGISIHLNKNTRQIKGNGKLSGLDFTDGSELPIEMLVISAGIKPRDELAKTCGLSYAERGGVIVNEYLQTVEDKDIFAIGEVASIQNMIYGLVAPGYEMATQVVNQLTEKKVKPFLGYDMSTKLKLIGIDVASFGDPFGTNEPSTPIVYQNKISGEYKRINISLDGKRLLGGILVGEASGYGMLLQMTQNSIPLPPNPEDLILGSRGGKESSGAGVGDLPSEAQICSCENVTKGSLCKIIEEDGLTKLDEIKACTKAGTGCGGCIPMVNDLLKSQLKAMGKQVKNTLCEHFEYSRQELLDLVKIKEIKSYEELLDQLGTGDGCETCKPAVASILASTWNELITKQDTIQDTNDRFLANIQKGGTYSVVPRVPGGEITPDKLMVIAQVAKKYGLYTKITGGQRIDMFGARVDQLPDIWEELIDAGFESGHAYGKSLRTVKSCVGSTWCRYGVQDAVSFAIEVEERYRGLRSPHKLKGAVSGCIRECAEAQSKDFGIIATEKGWNLYVGGNGGSKPQHAKLLINDVDSATCLKYIDRYLMFYIRTADPLTRTSTWLNKLEGGIDYLREVVVNDSLNIGEELEREMAFKIETYACEWKEVVNNPILRAKFQHFVNDDQGDPQIAFNEVRGQKAPINW is encoded by the coding sequence ATGACAAAGATAGTAGTAATCGGAAATGGCATGGTAGGATATAAGTTTTGTGAAAAACTTATTCAAGCTGATCCTGAAAAGGCTTTTAAAATCACTGTTTTTGGGGAAGAGCATTGGCCTGCCTATGACAGGGTTCATTTAAGTGATTATTTCACAGGATCCACTGCTGAAGATCTATTGTTGGCCCCTTCATCCTGGTATGAAGAAAATCACATCCTTTTACGAAGAAATGAACTAATAGTAGAGATCAATAGGCAAGAAAAGAAAGTAATCAGTCATTTAGGGACAGAGGTCTCTTATGACAAATTAATTCTTGCCACGGGATCAGGGGCAATGGTCCCTCCTATTAAAGGGGTGGAGAAAAAAGGAGTTTTTGTATACCGAACCTTAGAAGACCTTGAGGCCATCATAGATTATGGCAAAAATGTCAAAAAAGCAGCAGTTATTGGGGGAGGACTTTTGGGACTTGAAGCAGCCAAGGCCGTAAGGGACATGGGTTTAGAAACGCATGTAGTAGAATTTGCTCCCCGTTTAATGCCGAGGCAACTGGATGAAGCAGGTGCTTCCCTACTCAAGTCAAAGCTTGAAGATTTAGGTATTAGTATTCATCTTAACAAAAATACCCGACAGATCAAGGGAAACGGGAAATTATCAGGATTAGATTTTACAGATGGTTCGGAACTGCCTATAGAGATGTTGGTTATTTCTGCAGGAATTAAACCACGTGACGAATTGGCAAAAACCTGTGGCCTCTCTTATGCGGAACGCGGAGGAGTGATAGTGAATGAATACCTCCAAACAGTTGAAGACAAGGATATTTTTGCTATAGGTGAGGTGGCTTCGATACAAAACATGATCTATGGGCTTGTTGCTCCAGGTTATGAGATGGCTACTCAAGTTGTCAATCAGCTTACCGAAAAAAAGGTCAAGCCTTTTCTGGGCTATGATATGTCTACCAAACTTAAACTCATAGGCATTGATGTAGCCAGTTTTGGTGATCCTTTTGGGACAAATGAACCTTCCACTCCAATTGTATACCAAAATAAAATTTCAGGTGAATATAAAAGAATCAATATTTCTTTGGATGGCAAACGCTTGCTAGGCGGAATATTGGTAGGTGAGGCGTCTGGCTACGGCATGCTCTTACAGATGACCCAAAATAGTATACCATTACCCCCTAATCCTGAAGACCTCATTCTCGGTTCACGAGGAGGAAAAGAATCATCGGGTGCCGGTGTAGGCGACCTTCCATCTGAAGCTCAAATTTGTTCATGTGAAAATGTCACCAAAGGATCACTATGTAAAATTATTGAAGAAGATGGCCTTACAAAATTAGATGAAATAAAAGCGTGCACCAAAGCCGGAACAGGCTGCGGGGGCTGTATTCCAATGGTAAATGATCTTTTGAAGAGCCAATTAAAAGCCATGGGGAAACAGGTGAAAAACACGCTTTGTGAGCATTTTGAATATTCCCGACAGGAACTTTTGGACCTAGTAAAAATTAAGGAAATCAAATCTTATGAAGAGCTTTTGGATCAATTAGGAACAGGTGATGGCTGTGAAACCTGTAAACCTGCTGTGGCCTCTATCCTTGCAAGTACTTGGAATGAACTCATTACAAAGCAGGACACCATACAGGACACCAATGACCGGTTTTTGGCCAATATTCAAAAAGGAGGAACCTATTCTGTGGTGCCAAGGGTTCCCGGTGGAGAAATTACTCCTGATAAATTAATGGTTATCGCTCAGGTGGCTAAAAAATATGGGCTTTATACAAAAATCACCGGTGGTCAACGCATTGACATGTTTGGTGCGAGGGTAGATCAACTTCCGGATATTTGGGAAGAGTTAATTGATGCTGGATTTGAAAGTGGTCATGCCTATGGCAAATCACTGAGAACAGTAAAAAGTTGCGTAGGCTCTACTTGGTGTCGATATGGCGTTCAAGATGCTGTCTCCTTTGCTATTGAGGTGGAAGAAAGGTACCGAGGCCTGCGCTCTCCCCATAAATTAAAAGGAGCCGTTTCAGGTTGCATCAGGGAATGTGCTGAAGCACAAAGCAAGGATTTTGGTATTATAGCTACAGAAAAAGGATGGAACCTTTATGTAGGAGGCAATGGGGGTTCCAAGCCTCAGCATGCAAAACTCTTAATCAATGATGTGGATAGCGCTACTTGTTTAAAATACATAGACCGTTACCTGATGTTTTATATCCGAACAGCAGATCCTCTGACCAGAACATCAACTTGGTTAAACAAACTAGAAGGCGGTATAGATTACCTAAGGGAAGTTGTTGTAAACGACTCACTCAATATAGGAGAGGAACTTGAGAGAGAAATGGCTTTTAAAATTGAAACCTATGCTTGTGAGTGGAAAGAAGTGGTTAACAATCCAATACTTAGGGCAAAATTCCAACATTTTGTAAACGACGACCAAGGGGATCCCCAAATAGCTTTCAATGAAGTTCGAGGACAAAAAGCACCTATAAACTGGTGA